A DNA window from Amycolatopsis sp. DSM 110486 contains the following coding sequences:
- a CDS encoding aspartate aminotransferase family protein has product MTDELLARHRAVLPSWMALFYDEPIEIVHAQDRRVTDSTGRTYLDFFAGVLTNSMGYDVAEISDAVRKQLDTGVLHTSTLYLIRSQVELAERIAALSGIPDAKVFFTNSGSEANDTALMLATQYRGSNQVLAMRNSYHGRSFGTIAITGNRGWSASSLSPVKVNYVHGGYRYRSPFRDLSDAAYIDACVADLVDILETATSGDVACLVAEPIQGVGGFSLPPDGLFKAMKEVLDSYGILFVSDEVQTGWGRTGSHFWGIQSHDVVPDLMTFAKGLGNGLAIGGVVGRGDVVDAINAQSISTFGGNPVAMAGATAVLDYIKDHDLQANCAARGSQLLSGLRAVENPLIGEVRGKGLMVGIELVEPGTTTPHPAAAKQMLEETRARGLLIGKGGLHNNVLRLGPPMTLTEAEAQEGLAILVDALAAAHAALS; this is encoded by the coding sequence ATGACCGACGAGCTGCTCGCCCGGCACCGAGCGGTGTTGCCGTCCTGGATGGCGCTGTTCTACGACGAGCCGATCGAGATCGTCCACGCGCAGGACCGGCGCGTCACCGACTCCACCGGCCGCACCTACCTCGACTTCTTCGCCGGCGTGCTCACCAACTCGATGGGCTACGACGTCGCCGAGATCAGCGACGCCGTGCGCAAGCAGCTCGACACCGGCGTGCTGCACACCTCCACGCTGTACCTGATCCGTTCGCAGGTGGAGCTCGCCGAGCGGATCGCCGCGCTGTCCGGCATCCCGGACGCGAAGGTCTTCTTCACCAACTCCGGCAGCGAAGCCAACGACACCGCGCTGATGCTCGCCACGCAGTACCGCGGCAGCAACCAGGTCCTGGCGATGCGCAACTCGTACCACGGCCGTTCCTTCGGCACGATCGCCATCACGGGCAACCGCGGCTGGTCCGCTTCGTCGCTTTCGCCGGTGAAGGTCAACTACGTGCACGGCGGCTACCGCTACCGCAGCCCGTTCCGCGATCTGTCCGACGCGGCCTACATCGACGCCTGCGTGGCCGACCTCGTCGACATCCTCGAAACCGCCACCTCCGGCGACGTCGCCTGCCTGGTCGCCGAGCCGATCCAGGGCGTCGGCGGCTTCTCGCTCCCGCCGGACGGGCTGTTCAAGGCCATGAAGGAGGTGCTGGATTCGTACGGGATCCTGTTCGTCTCGGACGAGGTCCAGACCGGCTGGGGTCGCACGGGCTCGCACTTCTGGGGCATCCAGTCCCACGACGTCGTGCCCGACCTCATGACCTTCGCGAAGGGCCTGGGCAACGGCCTGGCCATCGGCGGCGTCGTCGGCCGCGGCGACGTGGTGGACGCCATCAACGCCCAGTCCATCTCGACCTTCGGCGGCAACCCCGTCGCCATGGCCGGCGCGACCGCGGTGCTGGACTACATCAAGGACCACGACCTGCAGGCCAACTGCGCGGCCCGGGGTTCGCAGCTCTTGTCCGGCCTGCGCGCCGTTGAGAATCCCCTGATCGGCGAGGTCCGCGGCAAGGGCCTGATGGTCGGCATCGAACTCGTCGAGCCCGGCACCACGACGCCGCACCCGGCGGCCGCCAAGCAGATGCTGGAGGAAACCCGCGCCCGCGGCCTCCTCATCGGCAAGGGCGGGCTGCACAACAACGTCCTCCGCCTGGGCCCGCCGATGACCCTGACGGAAGCCGAGGCTCAGGAAGGGTTGGCCATCCTGGTGGACGCCCTGGCGGCCGCCCACGCCGCACTCTCCTGA
- a CDS encoding DUF350 domain-containing protein produces the protein MTTTLALSDTFGSDLLRGMGAILLYGVVGLLLMFAGFWAIDWTTPGKLSQLVHRGLPNAVIVTASGLLSMAFIVVVAIFNSANDLTEGLITSLVYGLLGIIVQVIAVRLLEWATRIDVGSTIESEKFAPASIVVAAAHLALGLVVAVGIS, from the coding sequence GTGACCACGACCCTTGCGCTGTCCGACACGTTCGGCTCCGACCTCCTGCGCGGGATGGGCGCGATCCTGTTGTACGGCGTCGTCGGCCTGCTGCTGATGTTCGCCGGCTTCTGGGCGATCGACTGGACGACCCCGGGCAAGCTCTCGCAGCTCGTGCACCGCGGGCTGCCCAACGCGGTGATCGTGACCGCGTCCGGGCTGCTGTCGATGGCGTTCATCGTGGTCGTCGCGATCTTCAACTCGGCGAACGACCTCACCGAGGGCCTGATCACGTCGCTGGTCTACGGCCTGCTCGGCATCATCGTGCAGGTGATCGCCGTGCGGCTGCTCGAGTGGGCCACCCGCATCGACGTCGGCTCCACGATCGAGAGCGAGAAGTTCGCGCCGGCGAGCATCGTCGTCGCCGCCGCGCACCTCGCGCTGGGCCTCGTGGTGGCGGTCGGTATTTCCTGA
- the lhgO gene encoding L-2-hydroxyglutarate oxidase, with product MRNVVVIGGGIVGLAVAWELSRRGQDVTVLEKEGRWAAHQTGHNSNVVHAGLYYKPGSFKARMSVAGNRSIVDFARQYGVPVEVCGKLVVATSESELPALNTLAERAEANGVPAKKVTAAEAREYEPEVACVGALRVESTGIIDFPAVCASLVRLLDEADADLRLDTEVVGIRPGAHGGVEVATGTEVIHADALVNCAGLQSDRVAELAGVTPSARIVPFRGEYYELKPERRHLVRGLIYPVPNPTLPFLGVHLTRMLDGSVHAGPNAVLALRREGYRWADVSVKDLADVARFPGAWRLARKYAFPTGLEEVLRSFSKKRFAASLARLVPAVTEDDIVRHGSGVRAQALRADGSLVDDFLIETARDQVHVLNAPSPAATSALEIAKHIADQVAA from the coding sequence GTGCGTAACGTGGTGGTGATCGGTGGCGGAATCGTCGGCCTGGCCGTGGCGTGGGAGCTGTCGCGGCGGGGGCAGGACGTCACGGTGCTCGAGAAGGAGGGCCGCTGGGCGGCCCACCAGACGGGCCACAACTCCAACGTGGTCCACGCCGGCCTCTACTACAAACCGGGCTCGTTCAAGGCGCGGATGTCCGTGGCCGGCAATCGGTCCATTGTGGACTTCGCGCGGCAGTACGGCGTGCCCGTGGAGGTGTGCGGGAAGCTCGTGGTGGCCACGAGCGAGTCGGAACTGCCGGCCCTGAACACCCTCGCCGAGCGCGCCGAGGCCAACGGCGTGCCGGCCAAGAAGGTCACCGCCGCCGAGGCGCGCGAGTACGAGCCCGAGGTGGCGTGCGTCGGGGCGCTGCGCGTGGAGTCGACGGGCATCATCGACTTCCCGGCCGTCTGCGCTTCGCTCGTGCGCCTGCTCGACGAGGCCGACGCGGACCTGCGGCTCGACACCGAGGTCGTCGGCATCCGCCCCGGCGCCCACGGTGGCGTGGAGGTCGCCACCGGCACGGAGGTCATCCACGCCGACGCGCTCGTGAACTGCGCCGGCCTGCAGTCCGACCGCGTGGCCGAGCTGGCCGGCGTCACGCCGAGCGCGCGCATCGTGCCCTTCCGGGGCGAGTACTACGAGCTCAAGCCCGAGCGCCGCCACCTCGTGCGCGGCCTGATCTACCCCGTGCCCAACCCGACGCTGCCGTTCCTCGGCGTGCACCTCACCCGCATGCTCGACGGCAGCGTGCACGCCGGCCCCAACGCCGTGCTCGCGCTGCGCCGCGAGGGCTACCGCTGGGCCGACGTGTCCGTGAAGGACCTCGCCGACGTCGCCCGCTTCCCCGGCGCGTGGCGGCTGGCGCGCAAGTACGCGTTCCCGACGGGCCTGGAAGAGGTGCTGCGCTCGTTCTCGAAGAAGCGATTCGCCGCGAGCCTCGCCCGGCTCGTGCCCGCCGTGACGGAGGACGACATCGTCCGTCACGGCTCCGGCGTGCGGGCCCAGGCGCTGCGCGCGGACGGCTCGCTCGTGGACGACTTCCTCATCGAGACCGCCCGCGACCAGGTCCACGTGCTCAACGCCCCGAGCCCCGCGGCGACGAGCGCGCTGGAGATCGCGAAGCACATCGCCGACCAGGTAGCGGCGTAA
- the serS gene encoding serine--tRNA ligase produces the protein MIDPRTLREDPEAVRASQRARGEDEGVVDKLLGFDSRRRSAIANADKLRAEQKSVSKLVPKAAPDEKASLLTRAKDLSAQVKAAEVEQTEASEEFDQLFRTVPNLVHPDAPVGGEDDFTVLKTVGEPTKFDFEPRDHLDLMEGLGAVDMERGAKVSGSRFYFLSGVGAQLQLGLLNMAIAQALENGFTPMITPSLVRPEIMAGTGFLGAHASEVYRLRDDDLYLVGTSEVPLAGFHADEILELGDGARRYAGWSSCYRREAGSYGKDTRGIIRVHQFDKVEMFVYTTPAEAEAEHQRLLGWEEQMLAKIEVPYRVIDTATGDLGTSAHRKFDCEAWVPTQETYRELTSTSNCTTFQARRLSVRYRGPNGKPQIAATLNGTLATTRWIVAIMENHQQSDGSVRVPEALRPFVGGREVLEPKKKR, from the coding sequence GTGATTGACCCCAGGACTCTGCGCGAAGACCCGGAAGCCGTGCGCGCGTCGCAGCGTGCCCGTGGTGAGGACGAAGGAGTGGTCGACAAGCTGCTCGGCTTCGACTCCCGCCGCCGCTCCGCGATCGCCAACGCCGACAAGCTGCGGGCCGAGCAGAAGTCCGTGAGCAAGCTCGTCCCGAAGGCCGCTCCCGACGAGAAGGCTTCGTTGCTCACACGCGCCAAGGACCTGTCCGCCCAGGTCAAGGCCGCCGAGGTCGAGCAGACGGAGGCGTCGGAGGAGTTCGACCAGCTCTTCCGAACCGTGCCGAACCTGGTGCACCCCGACGCGCCGGTCGGCGGCGAAGACGACTTCACCGTGCTCAAGACCGTCGGCGAGCCCACGAAGTTCGACTTCGAGCCGCGTGACCACCTGGACCTCATGGAGGGCCTCGGCGCCGTCGACATGGAGCGCGGCGCGAAGGTGTCGGGCTCGCGGTTCTACTTCCTCAGCGGCGTCGGCGCGCAGCTGCAGCTCGGGCTGCTCAACATGGCCATCGCGCAGGCGCTGGAAAACGGCTTCACGCCGATGATCACGCCGTCGCTCGTGCGCCCGGAGATCATGGCCGGTACCGGTTTCCTCGGCGCCCACGCGTCGGAGGTCTACCGCCTGCGCGACGACGACCTGTACCTCGTCGGCACCTCCGAGGTCCCGCTGGCGGGCTTCCACGCCGACGAGATCCTCGAACTCGGCGACGGCGCGCGCCGCTACGCCGGCTGGTCGTCGTGCTACCGCCGCGAGGCCGGCTCGTACGGCAAGGACACCCGCGGCATCATCCGCGTGCACCAGTTCGACAAGGTCGAGATGTTCGTCTACACGACGCCCGCCGAGGCCGAGGCCGAACACCAGCGCCTGCTCGGCTGGGAAGAGCAGATGCTCGCCAAGATCGAGGTGCCCTACCGCGTCATCGACACGGCCACCGGCGACCTCGGCACGTCCGCCCACCGCAAGTTCGACTGCGAGGCCTGGGTGCCCACGCAGGAGACCTACCGCGAGCTGACGTCCACGTCCAACTGCACCACCTTCCAGGCCCGCCGCCTGTCCGTGCGCTACCGCGGCCCCAACGGCAAGCCCCAGATCGCCGCCACCCTCAACGGCACGCTGGCCACCACGCGCTGGATCGTCGCGATCATGGAGAACCACCAGCAGTCCGACGGCTCGGTGCGCGTCCCGGAGGCCCTGCGCCCCTTCGTCGGCGGGCGTGAGGTGCTGGAGCCGAAGAAGAAGCGCTGA
- a CDS encoding glutathionylspermidine synthase family protein yields the protein MYRDRSEPRRDWQRIVEEQGLVYGTPARDGAGKARPYWDESVHYVFDMDEVLSLEADVELLHSMCLEAVDNVVTTEGYRRFGIPEWVWPHIAESWKRQDPHVYGRFDLRYDGKSPAKLLEYNADTPTTLLEASVLQWHWKTTVFENDDQWNSIHEKLVERWREIGDKLPSNELHFTWSSADPSGEDHVTTAYLQETAAEAGLDTVGLSIEEIGWDPVLKRFVDLEEAQMSTVVKLYPWEWVVDEEFGRFAVETMPRTLWVEPLWKMLLSNKALLAVLWENYPGHPNLLPAFTDDPGLLTEYVRKPKLGREGANVQIVATGYETQTDGVYGAEGYVYQAFDPLPEFDGFRPALGAWIVGDSSAGLGIRETSGLVTDDGAAFVPHRIPES from the coding sequence GTGTACCGGGACAGGTCCGAGCCGCGGCGCGACTGGCAGCGGATCGTCGAGGAGCAGGGCCTCGTCTACGGCACCCCGGCACGAGACGGCGCCGGCAAGGCGCGCCCGTACTGGGACGAGTCCGTGCATTACGTCTTCGACATGGACGAGGTCCTGTCGCTCGAAGCCGACGTCGAGCTGCTGCACTCCATGTGCCTGGAGGCCGTGGACAACGTCGTCACCACCGAGGGCTATCGGCGGTTCGGCATCCCGGAGTGGGTCTGGCCGCACATCGCCGAGTCGTGGAAGCGGCAGGACCCGCACGTCTACGGTCGCTTCGACCTGCGCTACGACGGCAAGTCGCCGGCCAAGCTGCTGGAGTACAACGCGGACACGCCCACCACGCTGCTCGAGGCGTCGGTGCTGCAGTGGCACTGGAAGACGACCGTCTTCGAGAACGACGACCAGTGGAACTCCATCCACGAGAAGCTCGTCGAGCGCTGGCGCGAGATCGGCGACAAGCTGCCGTCGAACGAGCTGCATTTCACGTGGTCCTCGGCCGATCCCTCCGGTGAAGACCACGTGACCACCGCATACCTGCAGGAGACGGCCGCGGAGGCCGGGCTCGACACCGTGGGGCTCTCGATCGAGGAGATCGGCTGGGACCCGGTGCTCAAGCGATTCGTGGACCTCGAAGAGGCCCAGATGTCCACGGTCGTGAAGCTCTACCCGTGGGAGTGGGTGGTCGACGAGGAGTTCGGCCGCTTCGCCGTGGAGACGATGCCGCGCACGCTGTGGGTCGAGCCGCTGTGGAAGATGCTGCTCTCGAACAAGGCGCTGCTGGCCGTGCTGTGGGAGAACTACCCCGGGCACCCGAACCTGCTGCCCGCGTTCACCGACGACCCGGGCCTGCTCACGGAGTACGTGCGCAAGCCGAAGCTGGGCCGTGAGGGCGCCAACGTGCAGATCGTGGCCACCGGCTACGAGACGCAGACCGACGGCGTCTACGGCGCCGAGGGCTACGTCTACCAGGCGTTCGACCCGCTGCCCGAGTTCGACGGCTTCCGGCCGGCGCTCGGCGCGTGGATCGTCGGGGACTCGTCCGCGGGGCTGGGGATCCGCGAGACGAGCGGGCTGGTCACCGACGACGGTGCCGCGTTCGTCCCGCACCGCATCCCCGAGTCGTGA
- a CDS encoding haloalkane dehalogenase, with amino-acid sequence MRLLRTPEDRFADLPEFPYEPQYAELADPDGGLIRVGYVEAGPADGPPVLLLHGEPSWSYLYRKMLPVLASAGLRAIAPDLVGFGRSDKPGDIVDHTYARHVSWMRGFAFDALDLRHVTLVGQDWGGLIGLRLVAENASRFAGVVAANTGLPTGDQDMPEVWHQFRSAVENAQVLDIARFIQSGCRSVLSDSVRAAYDAPFPNEMYKAGPRAMPGLVPYRPDNPASDANRAAWKTLTALDLPFLVAFSDGDPITGAMGPILQRTMPGAAGRTHPVIAGAGHFLQEDAGEELAEQVARFVRG; translated from the coding sequence GTGCGACTGCTCAGGACGCCGGAAGACCGGTTCGCGGACCTGCCCGAGTTCCCCTACGAGCCGCAGTACGCGGAGCTCGCCGATCCCGACGGTGGCCTGATCAGAGTCGGGTACGTCGAGGCCGGCCCGGCCGACGGACCGCCCGTGCTGCTCCTGCACGGCGAGCCCAGCTGGTCGTATCTGTACCGCAAGATGCTGCCGGTTCTCGCCTCCGCTGGCCTGCGTGCGATCGCGCCGGACCTCGTCGGATTCGGCCGCTCGGACAAACCGGGCGACATCGTGGACCACACGTATGCGCGGCACGTGTCGTGGATGCGGGGGTTCGCCTTCGACGCGTTGGACTTGCGTCACGTGACCCTGGTCGGCCAGGACTGGGGCGGGCTGATCGGGCTGCGGCTGGTGGCGGAGAACGCCTCGCGGTTCGCCGGGGTTGTCGCGGCGAACACCGGGCTGCCGACGGGTGATCAGGACATGCCTGAGGTGTGGCACCAGTTCCGGTCGGCGGTGGAGAACGCGCAGGTGCTGGACATCGCGCGGTTCATCCAGTCGGGGTGCCGGTCTGTGTTGTCCGATTCGGTCCGCGCGGCGTACGACGCGCCGTTCCCGAACGAGATGTACAAGGCTGGGCCGCGGGCTATGCCGGGCTTGGTGCCGTATCGGCCGGACAACCCTGCTTCGGACGCGAACCGGGCGGCTTGGAAGACGTTGACGGCGCTGGATTTGCCGTTCCTGGTCGCGTTCTCCGACGGCGACCCCATCACGGGGGCGATGGGGCCGATCCTGCAGCGGACGATGCCGGGGGCTGCTGGTCGAACGCATCCGGTGATCGCGGGGGCGGGGCATTTTCTGCAGGAAGACGCGGGTGAGGAGTTGGCGGAGCAGGTGGCGCGGTTCGTGCGCGGCTGA
- a CDS encoding MFS transporter, with protein sequence MTITAASTSPGRTLTPARKAAIIGVCVLVQILTAVDMTVLHLAIPALSESLRPTTTQALWIADGYGFALAGLLITAGNIGDRIGRKKLLLVGAAVFGLVSVATAYAPSAELLIVLRILLGASAATLMPSTLSILRNTFTGKERTAAIGVSSGLTILGFGLGPLIGGALLSHFWWGSVFLINVPVVVVLIAVGIFVLPESRNPVPGRLDGVSVALSLVGILGVVYTIKEIAYEGLNHWDVYAAAILGVGSLLAFVLRQPRLAEPLMDLRLFRNRAFSATVVTTVLAMFAQLAVSVISTQYFQLVNGWSPLKSGLAGLPGMGGALIGGTLGAVLIKSLGRAGTVTLGCLSSAIGFALYSRTDVGTAYGYLVVTMVVFGIGLALILTVATDTVLGVVPKHRAGAASAISETATELGGALGIAVLGSVLGSLYRQGLPADVPEPARETLAGAAEVSAQLPAGPGAQLLHTAQHAFIGGLQVTMLGAAGLMVLVAGVAWVALRGVPKVLEDPAE encoded by the coding sequence ATGACCATCACCGCAGCGTCCACCAGTCCGGGCAGAACGCTGACGCCTGCGCGCAAAGCCGCCATCATCGGCGTCTGCGTGCTCGTGCAGATCCTTACGGCCGTCGACATGACGGTGCTCCACCTGGCGATCCCGGCGTTGTCCGAGTCGCTGCGGCCGACCACCACGCAGGCGCTCTGGATCGCCGACGGGTACGGGTTCGCGTTGGCCGGGCTGCTCATCACGGCGGGCAACATCGGCGACCGGATCGGGCGCAAGAAGCTGTTGCTCGTCGGAGCGGCGGTGTTCGGGCTCGTGTCGGTGGCCACGGCATATGCGCCGAGTGCCGAGCTGCTGATCGTGCTGCGGATCCTGCTCGGGGCGAGCGCGGCGACGCTGATGCCGTCGACGCTGTCGATCCTGCGCAACACCTTCACCGGCAAGGAGCGCACGGCGGCGATCGGCGTGTCGAGCGGGCTGACGATCCTCGGGTTCGGCCTCGGTCCGCTCATCGGCGGCGCGCTGCTGTCCCACTTCTGGTGGGGTTCGGTGTTCCTGATCAACGTGCCCGTAGTCGTCGTGCTGATCGCCGTCGGCATCTTCGTGCTGCCGGAGTCGCGCAATCCCGTGCCCGGGCGGCTGGACGGAGTCAGTGTCGCGCTGTCGCTCGTGGGCATCCTCGGCGTGGTCTACACCATCAAGGAGATCGCGTACGAGGGTCTGAACCACTGGGACGTCTACGCGGCGGCGATCCTCGGCGTCGGCAGCCTGCTCGCGTTCGTGCTGCGCCAGCCGCGCCTGGCCGAGCCGCTGATGGACTTGCGGCTCTTCCGCAACCGCGCCTTCTCGGCGACGGTCGTGACCACCGTGCTCGCGATGTTCGCGCAGCTGGCCGTGAGCGTGATCTCCACGCAGTACTTCCAGCTCGTCAACGGGTGGTCGCCGCTGAAGTCGGGGCTGGCGGGCCTGCCGGGCATGGGCGGCGCGCTGATCGGCGGCACCCTCGGCGCCGTGCTGATCAAGTCGCTCGGCCGCGCCGGCACGGTCACGCTCGGCTGCCTGTCCTCGGCGATCGGGTTCGCGCTCTACAGCCGAACGGACGTCGGCACCGCGTATGGGTACCTCGTGGTGACGATGGTGGTCTTCGGCATCGGTCTCGCGCTGATCCTCACCGTCGCGACGGACACCGTGCTCGGCGTCGTCCCGAAGCACCGCGCGGGCGCCGCGTCGGCCATCTCCGAGACGGCCACGGAGCTCGGCGGCGCGCTGGGCATCGCGGTGCTCGGCAGCGTGCTCGGCTCGCTCTACCGCCAGGGCCTGCCCGCGGATGTCCCGGAGCCGGCTCGGGAGACGCTGGCCGGCGCCGCGGAGGTGTCTGCGCAGCTCCCGGCCGGTCCCGGGGCGCAACTGCTGCACACCGCGCAGCACGCGTTCATCGGCGGCCTGCAGGTGACGATGCTCGGCGCCGCGGGCCTGATGGTGCTGGTAGCGGGCGTGGCGTGGGTCGCGCTGCGCGGGGTGCCGAAGGTACTGGAAGACCCGGCTGAGTGA
- a CDS encoding DUF3558 family protein — MGFRGVLAAVAVAGVAVVVAGCTVRVGGAAAPVPGQGPVQQVVDACSLVGRQQADALGYRAPGKGQAASEKLRTPAMCLWNSKDDSAALTILTVGWSVDQSLDDYLQGAVVKAPPFSDGGFQWTRYGSFIPGSCDLYTTLGPKSYAFVSVSNPDETKACDAAKQAVPQVAAHLPGGQPAPQITPTAPSSAAPPSGPLVGLDPCTLLKPDQAASLHVAPQGEKQNSSVVPNAVFCLWDDTDGDRGQKAFEVWLGPDLPMTQWPGMDVPPVSTIDADGHHWSIFANFNDSGGVNCGAGLAVTPTSSIQIVSGYLDDPSKACDAVKAGVPLVSGNLPA, encoded by the coding sequence ATGGGGTTCAGGGGAGTGCTGGCGGCCGTGGCCGTGGCCGGTGTGGCCGTGGTGGTGGCCGGGTGCACGGTGCGGGTCGGGGGCGCCGCGGCGCCGGTGCCCGGGCAGGGGCCCGTGCAGCAGGTCGTGGACGCGTGTTCGCTGGTCGGCCGGCAGCAGGCCGATGCCCTCGGCTATCGCGCGCCCGGCAAGGGGCAGGCGGCGAGCGAGAAGCTGCGCACGCCGGCGATGTGCCTGTGGAACAGCAAGGACGACAGTGCGGCGCTGACCATCCTCACCGTCGGCTGGTCGGTGGACCAGTCGCTGGACGACTACTTGCAGGGCGCCGTCGTCAAGGCCCCGCCCTTCTCCGATGGCGGGTTCCAGTGGACGCGCTACGGATCGTTCATCCCCGGCAGTTGCGACCTCTACACCACGCTCGGCCCGAAGTCCTACGCGTTCGTGAGCGTGTCCAACCCGGACGAGACCAAGGCGTGCGACGCGGCGAAGCAGGCGGTGCCGCAGGTCGCCGCGCACCTGCCGGGTGGGCAGCCCGCGCCGCAGATCACGCCGACTGCGCCGAGCAGTGCGGCGCCGCCGAGTGGGCCGCTCGTGGGCCTGGACCCGTGCACGCTGCTGAAGCCCGACCAAGCCGCGTCGCTGCACGTGGCGCCGCAGGGTGAGAAGCAGAACTCCAGCGTCGTGCCCAACGCGGTGTTCTGCCTGTGGGACGACACCGACGGCGACCGCGGCCAGAAGGCCTTCGAGGTCTGGCTCGGCCCCGACCTGCCGATGACGCAGTGGCCCGGCATGGACGTGCCGCCGGTCTCGACCATCGACGCCGACGGTCACCACTGGTCGATCTTCGCCAACTTCAACGACTCCGGCGGCGTCAACTGCGGCGCCGGCCTGGCCGTCACGCCGACGTCGTCGATCCAGATCGTGTCCGGTTACCTCGACGACCCCTCGAAGGCGTGCGACGCCGTCAAGGCGGGAGTTCCCCTGGTTTCGGGGAACCTCCCGGCCTGA
- a CDS encoding DUF4232 domain-containing protein — translation MDNGLCKAGDVTLSLGQGDAGAGSVYRPILIKNSSSKACTIQGFPGVSYVAGDDGHQVGDAAFREGTKGDAIKLQPGQSAAADVQFAQAANFDPAVCKPTSVKGLRVYLPQETASKFLPDPGTGCAGGKLPGFQLAVKTVRRA, via the coding sequence GTGGACAACGGCCTGTGCAAGGCCGGTGACGTCACGCTCTCCCTCGGCCAGGGCGACGCGGGTGCGGGCTCGGTCTACCGGCCGATCCTGATCAAGAACTCCAGCAGCAAGGCCTGCACGATCCAGGGCTTCCCCGGCGTCTCCTACGTGGCCGGCGACGACGGGCACCAGGTCGGCGATGCCGCGTTCCGCGAGGGGACGAAGGGCGACGCCATCAAGCTGCAGCCGGGCCAGTCGGCTGCAGCGGACGTGCAGTTCGCGCAGGCGGCGAACTTCGACCCGGCGGTGTGCAAGCCGACGTCGGTGAAGGGCCTGCGCGTGTACCTGCCGCAGGAGACGGCGTCGAAGTTCCTGCCCGACCCGGGCACGGGCTGCGCCGGCGGCAAGCTGCCGGGCTTCCAGCTCGCGGTGAAGACGGTGCGGCGGGCTTGA
- a CDS encoding septum formation family protein — protein sequence MSPDAERFRSPLQTLTTRVVMTGVFLGAVIALGLSVAFSWTDSFAGGAGGGEGKLSAAAQEAFQSPPGSCLTWNAPDASDVRKVPCTQSHLFEVTGLADIGAQYNAEAPFPNLDQWQQIAQTKCNADVTPYLGHALDPYGKLTTNLLRPSADQWADGDRQLRCGLQWAGPGGGLQPTTGQAKTQDQSAVWAPGTCLALAGKGVGDPIDCGRPHSYEIIATLDLATQFKDGYPDQDKQNKWLDTECNKAADDYTGKADLSAKKLILGWDLREQESWDAGSTKVNCKVAATLGDGSGFVAVTGSVKDNAGQPDAAGPPADNGGGQSSSPPSTTGSR from the coding sequence ATGTCTCCCGACGCCGAGCGGTTCCGCTCGCCCCTGCAGACCCTGACCACCCGCGTGGTGATGACCGGGGTGTTCCTGGGCGCCGTGATCGCACTGGGGCTGTCGGTCGCGTTCTCGTGGACGGACTCCTTCGCGGGAGGGGCCGGTGGCGGTGAGGGCAAGCTGTCGGCCGCGGCCCAGGAAGCGTTCCAGTCACCCCCGGGCAGCTGCCTGACCTGGAACGCACCGGACGCGTCCGACGTGCGCAAGGTCCCCTGCACCCAGTCGCACCTGTTCGAGGTGACGGGCCTGGCCGACATCGGCGCGCAGTACAACGCCGAGGCGCCGTTCCCGAACCTCGACCAGTGGCAGCAGATCGCGCAGACGAAGTGCAACGCCGACGTGACGCCGTACCTCGGGCACGCGCTCGACCCGTACGGAAAGCTCACCACCAACCTGCTGCGCCCCAGCGCCGACCAGTGGGCCGACGGCGACCGCCAGCTCCGCTGCGGCCTCCAGTGGGCCGGCCCCGGCGGCGGCCTGCAGCCCACCACCGGCCAGGCGAAGACGCAGGACCAGTCGGCCGTGTGGGCGCCTGGCACCTGCCTGGCGCTGGCGGGCAAGGGCGTCGGCGACCCGATCGACTGCGGTCGCCCCCACTCGTACGAGATCATCGCGACGCTCGACCTGGCCACGCAGTTCAAGGACGGCTACCCGGACCAGGACAAGCAGAACAAGTGGCTCGACACTGAGTGCAACAAGGCCGCCGACGACTACACCGGCAAGGCCGACCTCAGCGCCAAGAAACTCATCCTCGGCTGGGACCTGCGCGAGCAGGAAAGCTGGGACGCCGGCTCCACCAAGGTCAACTGCAAGGTCGCCGCCACCCTCGGCGACGGCAGCGGCTTCGTGGCCGTCACCGGCAGCGTCAAGGACAACGCCGGCCAGCCCGACGCCGCCGGCCCACCCGCCGACAACGGCGGCGGCCAGAGCAGCTCCCCACCCAGCACCACCGGGTCCCGCTGA
- a CDS encoding metallopeptidase family protein, which translates to MPVEMTRARFEELVSEALDQVPPKFADAMDNVVVLVEEFNDESPTILGLYHGVALTRRTTNYGGVLPDRISIYRRPILWMCSTEAEVVEQVLITVMHELGHHFGLDDDRLHELGWG; encoded by the coding sequence ATGCCGGTGGAGATGACCCGTGCGCGCTTCGAGGAGCTCGTGTCCGAGGCTTTGGACCAGGTCCCACCCAAGTTCGCCGACGCGATGGACAACGTCGTCGTCCTGGTCGAAGAGTTCAACGACGAGTCCCCCACGATCCTGGGGCTCTACCACGGCGTCGCCCTCACCCGCCGCACCACGAACTACGGCGGCGTCCTGCCCGACCGCATCTCCATCTACCGCCGCCCCATCCTGTGGATGTGCTCCACGGAGGCCGAGGTCGTCGAGCAGGTCCTCATCACCGTCATGCACGAACTGGGCCACCACTTCGGCCTCGACGACGACCGCCTCCACGAACTCGGCTGGGGCTGA